A window of Phragmites australis chromosome 2, lpPhrAust1.1, whole genome shotgun sequence genomic DNA:
AGGGCATCCCGTGGACCGAGGAAGAGCATAGGTTCGCAAATCTCCTCGAGTTCTTGGCTCCAAAGCCTGCATGTgttggatgaattaattatcCTTTGTGCTCGTGGCAATCTTCGAAGCCTGCATCTTCAGAGCACAGACTGATGATGTTTTTGCGTTCATGGCAATCTGGTGGTGACGGGTGCAGGTTGTTCTTGCTGGGGCTGGACAAGTTCGGCAAGGGCGACTGGCGGAGCATCTCGCGCAACTTCGTCATCTCGCGGACACCGACGCAGGTGGCGAGCCACGCTCAGAAGTACTTCATCCGCCTCAACTCCATGAACCGCGACCGCCGCCGCTCAAGCATCCACGACATCACCAGCGTCACCGCGGGCGACGTCGCAGCTGCCGCTCCGGTCACGGGCGGCCCCGCCCCCTCGATGTCAATGGGGCCCACGGGCATgaaacaccaccaccaccccccGCCGCCGATGGGCATGTACGGGCACGCGCCCATGGGCCACCCCGTCGCGGGGCACATGGTGGCGCCCGCGGCCGTCGGCACGCCGGTCATGTTCCCGCCGGGGCACGCGCCCTACGTCGTGCCGGTGGGCTACCCGGCGCCACCGACGAAGATGCACCAATGATATCATGGCCGTGCCACACTTGCTTACCTGCTTGATTGattctcttcttcctcatgcATTTGTGCACTCTGCAAAGCTACATGGACATCATCAAGCTCGGCCGcatttcttgcttgttctttcttgatttgttcttcttgtgtAACCATCCATCCATCCTTCCCTGATCTCCCATTGATGTGACATAGATGACTCAAGTGACTGCAGCTGCAGGGCAGGCAGGCGAAAATAATTATCTGCTGACCGTTGCAAGTGCTACTTGTAGCCATACTCAGGGAGGCTCCAGACATGTGTAATTAGCAGCAGCCTTCCAGGGTGCATTGGTTCGTTGCAACTGGGGATTGATCAATTTCTGTTTTCCGGATGTAAATTAATTGCCGACGTCTAATTTGTGCAGAAAGATATATTGATCATCACAGCATGTTGTAGCATTTCCTTTTTCCGCCTGGAGCATCTCAAGTTCCTCTCAACAGCCATTGTTTGCAAATGTTGTTGTTGAATTTGGGAAGGACCTTATGTTGTTTCAGTGATCATAAATGTTTCACACTCAATTGAGACGGGCTACATGTTTGTTTTCCTTGTTTCCCCCTTTCTCTCATTTTGGAATAGATGACATAACATGATAATGTTTACTTGTCTTTGTATATGTATTCAAGTTTGCCAAAGTAGAGGCATTCTAACCAGGTAATTCAATTAACCGAAATGAGGAGTCTGCAGGCACTGCTTCGTTGGAGCAGAGCTCTCTTGGTGCTTTGAGAAGAACCATGATCGTGCATGACTTAGAGAAAAACCATGACCCGAGAAATCAGCACGTCTGGTTATGAAACCAAAATTTCTGAAGAAATTGACCTGAAGATCAGGTTGACATGGCATTTCAGTTATTTTCTGGACCATCTTAAGTCCATGCCAAGAGCCAttatttttttcagaaattTTGCGAGGGGTGGCTAGGACCTTATGTTTATTTCGCCGTTGAGATTTGGTGTCATACTAAATTGTGAAGATTACATACTTGTTTTTCTGTGTCCACTGTCCCATTTCAATTTGTGAAACTGCGGAAATGACCTTCCATACTCAAATTTGTCGAAGCAAGGAGGCTGCAGGGGTGCTCCGGGATGCAGAGACCTCCTCCTGATTCATGGAGGCATGGAGAAAACCAGAATTGTGTCCCATGATTGTGCAAGAATATACCCCCATCGTGTGTCGAGCATCATTGTGTGCCCAAGAATATGTCTAGATCCACGAACCACTTCATTtaggagaatttttttttttgttagtatATAGACTTAACTTTGAAATTATGTTGCACCATTGATTTTCTTCCAATGCTCTCAATTTTTTCCTTTGGAATATTTCCAGGCCGTTTCAATAAATTTCTTCCATGGTACCATCCTAAGGAGTCTTAGCACTGAATATGTTCTCATGTCTGTCCATCGATGCCAACACATTCTGATCAATGAGAAATAAATCTGATCTGTACTTAACATTACAAAAAACAAGAGTGAAGTATCCTCAATCGACGATTCTACTGGTagatggagatggaggcagGCTTCAGAAGTTCAGATTGCTGAAGAGAGGGTAGCTCTGCACAAGCATAGACCTGTCAAAACTTCAGACAGTGCCTGGACCTGAAATCCTCAATGTGCAGATTAGCATCAGGCCCTGCTGAGAGCTGCTCCTGCCTTGACAAGTGCAAATATCAGGTACATGGAAAAAGGTTTTTAGTGCATCAGCACGCATAGTAGGTGCGGAAGAGAAAGCGAGAGAAAGCTTTGGGGATCGATTAGGGGCGATCCATGCTTGGTAGCACATTGTGCGTGTGCTGCGCAGCGGTTGCAGTGGCGGTGGAAGAGCAAGGGAGAGGAAGGGTGGACGTGGAGCTGTGAATTTGATGGTGCATCCAAGGCTTAGCGAGAGGGGGAAACGGGCCGGCTTGCTCGGTCAGCAACGGCCCAAGCGGAAAGAGAGGAGAATATACAACGTACTCATGTTCTAAAAGATCCAGATATACTAAAATAAGACAATAATTTGAGCATTATTGCACAGAGGTatgtaaaaagaaaataaatacaaaaaggTGCTAGCAGATGAAGAATAGTATTAGAATCATGAGCACTTTTGTTGCagaaaaaatgtaaataaaagaaaattgctGTGCAAGAAATTGTAATCATCAAACCTTTATAACACCGCAATATCAGATGATATACCATGTCTGATTCAGTAATAGAGTTACTATGGATCATTACTGTTACATGGATTTTTATTCATTTGCCTTTATATTAAACTGAAGCGTGAGGGAATTCATGTAAGTTTTGCTAAACAAAATGATGTCTCTGTATAATTTAACATGCTAATTATGTATAGATATGCTTTCCTGCATGAGGTGCTACTTGACACGATGCATTACAAATGTCAACCATCAGCAGCTATTCTAATTTAGGCAAAAATGCTTCAAATAAAATTAGCGGGAAAAGACATaaaaaacatatatgaaataaCACTACCAAGATCAGGTATTTCCTTGAAGGTTCAGCACCGCCAAGGAAATAACCAAAACCGTCAAGGAAAAAAATCTGTGTCCGCTAACTGCCAAGCAAATGCCCTCAAGAATGTGATGCAGGAGAAAGCAACCTTTCTTAGCTGTTGTGTAGCATCTAGGATTTTAtataagtggtaagtatttcggtgattaatgataacattattattgtgactaacaagtttattttgaaaggtatcaaaaaatttagtttacaatgatgattgggtacTTTGGATCCCTAAAATTGATTATGTGGATGATCAAAGGATATGagtatcaagattaaggatcttctaattctaagtatcataaggagatgaaagatacttagagtagtataaagaggggctaagagtagtagcttgatctagttagGTCTAGACTTGGTTGTTCCTCACAAAATGTATGTACAACATACCTTTGAAATTCTTAAACAAGTTGGCTATTATAGTCAATGCACGGGCCTTCGCTCGCTCAATGTTGCACCCTTTAGCAAACTCAAACTTATCTGACAACTTATCCCACAAAAGGTTCTTGATGTCATTAGGAACGATCTACATGTTGTCTTGTACGACCCCAATACATGCAAAGGTTTCAAAGGCTCCCTAACTTCGTCAACCTCCATGATGACAAAGTGTCACATAGGTAACTTGTTGGGACCTCGGCCACACCTTCTCTGTACTTAGGACGTCTGACCATCTGTACCATTAATCGAGTTCTAAACCTTTGTCTAAACCTCGGTCTGAGCCTCTAGATCATCTGGGTGATCCAAGTTGAGGTACTCACTCGGACTACCGCTGCTTCTTGGGCTCTCATTTCTCGTATGTTCCATGTTTGCGTGCCTATCTCCATCCGAGGCTTCACCCTGGTTCAATGAGGGACAACTTTCTTTTAGATGTGCCATTCTTACATACAAATTAATTTTCATCtgatgaacttcttcatgatagcaaaaaaattacatttatgaAAACTAAGACCAATGATTGACACCACAatgttccttttattttcttgtttccaGCTTAGACTGAGTTCTGACTATAAGGATGAGTGTTTCTTCACATGTTGCTAATTGTCAAATGTTGCATACATATTTTTTCAAACTACAAACTACATGAGGTTTCATACTACAGACTACATGTTTTTTCAGACCACACAAAGAGAAGAGTCTGAATCCATAATCTCCTTAAGGCGGCGTCGGGGCACCAATGAGGCTAGTGTTGGGGCACTGGGGTGGCGGGTTTTGGGGGCGGTGGGTGTCGGGGCACTGGGGCAGCGGAGCACAGGGCAACGAGCATCAGGGCAGCAGGGTGGTTGGCGTCAGGGCACCAGAGCGGTGGAGCAACGAGACGGCGCGTATCGGGGCACCAGGGCGGCGGAACACTGCAACGATAGGATTTGTAAATGTTGTGTCTTATGACTAGGGGTTAGGGCACCAAATTTATACTCGAAACTATCACTAGCTGTCATAGTAtacaaccggcaatgatacccTAACATCACTACCAGTTAAATATTACAACCGGCAGCTGTAAAATACAACCGATAGAGATATTTAGATTCATTTTTTAAAGTTTATTCATGTAGTTTATTAAATCATAGTATTTACATTAAAACATGTTATTAATATTTTGTAGAGTATTCTTTACAGTGTTCATATAGTTTATTTAAGAAGTATTAATATTGAACCATATATATCCTTCAATattaaataataaaatacaacatgtcattaattaatacaaatttaagAAAATTCTTAATGAATACATCAAAGATTTTTTCA
This region includes:
- the LOC133903376 gene encoding transcription factor MYBS1-like, whose product is MASAATTTAAWTREEDKAFENAVAAAPPPPPDGPPDEGWFAALAASVPARTAEELRRHYEALVEDVGAIEAGRVPLPRYAGEESAATPDGAAAASTPKDGGGGSGHRREERKGGVDVGKSCSKAEQERRKGIPWTEEEHRLFLLGLDKFGKGDWRSISRNFVISRTPTQVASHAQKYFIRLNSMNRDRRRSSIHDITSVTAGDVAAAAPVTGGPAPSMSMGPTGMKHHHHPPPPMGMYGHAPMGHPVAGHMVAPAAVGTPVMFPPGHAPYVVPVGYPAPPTKMHQ